A section of the Triticum dicoccoides isolate Atlit2015 ecotype Zavitan chromosome 7A, WEW_v2.0, whole genome shotgun sequence genome encodes:
- the LOC119333022 gene encoding germinal center kinase 1-like produces MERVLIDFQEMFRIVVTYPWSLNVEKWLQNCEQSTLKDKTLEHIEGYISFVLCIAAGEVVNELVWFSDGKKHVLLMTLQNAPPGLDYDRDRKFSKSLKEMVAMCLVKDQTKRPTAEKLLKHSFFKNTKAPQLTVKSILTDLPPLWDRVKALQQKDAAHLASSEQEALSMSEYQRGVSAWHFDIEDLKAQALLINDDDPPELKEDDDSVRINEVDKGTSFESHFGQSTLLNGNNHRLNHERTCTTAVNPGGNGPETSDGFASDLGNADSPRMVDGHVKQGTENDSLSSTSKQGSEGGNRRSEVRQRQRTFSGPVMYSGTRSSSLIERGYIIDKDAGVRSPNKQKSDTGRIDDLSGPLSLSTRASANSLSAPIRSSGGYVGSLGDKPRVEIKGRFSVTSENVDLAKVQEIPVVKISPKPQEVRTQVSTMKRSASVGAWPVKAKSMVCFHVA; encoded by the exons gttacatatccttggtccttgaaTGTGGAGAAGTGGCTACAAAACTGTGAACAGAGCACACTGAAGGACAAAACGTTAGAGCACATTGAAGGTTACATATCCTTCGTCCTGTGTATTGCCGCTGGAGAAGTGGTGAATGAGTTGGTATGGTTCTCTGACGGCAAGAAGCAT GTTCTTCTCATGACCCTTCAAAATGCACCACCAGGTCTTGACTATGACCGCGATAGAAAATTCTCAAAG TCTTTGAAGGAAATGGTTGCAATGTGCTTGGTAAAAGATCAAACTAAGCGGCCAACAGCTGAGAAGTTACTAAAGCATTCGTTTTTCAAGAACACAAAGGCCCCACAGCTGACAGTTAAGAGCATCTTAACCGATTTGCCCCCTCTGTGGGATCGTGTGAAGGCACTCCAG CAAAAAGATGCAGCACACCTGGCTTCATCTGAACAGGAAGCACTTTCCATG AGTGAGTATCAACGAGGTGTCAGCGCATGGCACTTTGATATTGAGGATCTCAAGGCTCAAGCATTACTG ATTAATGATGACGATCCACCTGAATTGAAGGAAGATGATGACAGTGTCCGAATAAATGAAGTTGATAag GGCACATCTTTTGAGAGTCATTTTGGACAATCAACGCTTCTGAATGGAAATAACCACAGGTTGAATCA TGAACGAACTTGTACCACTGCAGTAAATCCAGGTGGAAATGGCCCTGAAACAAGTGATGGATTCGCTTCTGACCTTGGCAATGCTGATAGTCCAAGGATGGTTGATGGACACGTAAAGCAAGGAACAGAAAATGATTCATTGTCCTCTACATCGAAGCAAGGTTCTGAGGGTGGAAACCGCAGGAGTGAAGTTAGACAAAGACAAAGGACATTCTCTGGTCCGGTTATGTATTCTGGTACCCGCAGTAGTTCACTGATTGAAAGAGGTTATATTATTGATAA GGATGCAGGAGTTCGATCACCTAATAAACAAAAGAGTGACACGGGAAGAATCGATGATCTTAGTGGTCCGCTTTCACTTTCAACTCGTGCTTCTGCAAATAGTCTGTCTGCCCCTATTCGGTCTTCTGGAG GATATGTGGGCTCCTTGGGAGACAAACCTAGGGTGGAAATAAAAGGCCGATTTTCCGTAACATCTGAAAATGTGGATCTGGCGAAG GTTCAGGAAATTCCAGTGGTCAAAATTTCACCTAAACCACAGGAGGTAAGAACTCAGGTCTCTACAATGAAAAGATCAGCCAGTGTTGGTGCTTGGCCAGTGAAGGCTAAGTCAATGGTATGCTTTCATGTTGCCTGA